The Oncorhynchus tshawytscha isolate Ot180627B linkage group LG08, Otsh_v2.0, whole genome shotgun sequence genome window below encodes:
- the LOC112233125 gene encoding FERM and PDZ domain-containing protein 3-like isoform X2 codes for MLKDDSLLLIPNVLKVFLENGQIKSFTFDSRTTVRDVISSLQDRLSLRYIEHFALVLESGGLDQNQRQHLLQENQPLSHVVHRTYFQGMKCLFRICFFPKDPADLLRRDPAAFEYLYIQSRNDVIKERFGMDWKSDVTLRLAALHIYITVSSARPNQKISLKNVEKEWGLEPFLPLTLLPTIKEKNVCKTLSQLLKTYQHLPPSGNKVPPLQGKLQYMRVLNDLPPFGGLLFHTVGLDEKQSATTLLVGPRHGIGHVIDLKNNLTTVLTEFSRVAKIQLHRENQGVARVEVAIQETKPLVLLMEWPDASNFACLISGYYKLFVDPKRTIYYRTPGQSYMIKAGLIVLAAITPESSLDSGHETNSSELTDVSEMVSAMKQHQNQAYLLAHHINKERIFSRRDFPLAIPGCTTQTIGGGAFSMGQIRGGCPSKPVILSKTVPLKLSPGQETASPGLSTVEQGSDVTQEPTQSEPSEGKKAKPEPTKACTPDRPAMSPEELKLSNPGQAPKVGKDQRSPGTAVGKLSPNFSVGVKGKKSAPLSPATTNKALPILLPVDRTASAKICPTNMCQDAETASSKTIKPSSSKDLLPIDDLFCTCPVREPGPQLRLKDPHTQKVVVFHSSSPTDDERLCAKGLQLASSKESTVRAAGGAGADPILAKPRPQAPTKYSQSPHMPVKAERKEAAEAKAERSQGKAQAEPHKCPPKTFPLLGDPTHPTCSVDKVSTLSSADSKNQGGGKGKAQRSAPFLSIKNLLSATFPARIRRETDERRAQLQKVRQYELEFLEELLKPKSSGGEYLPQGSSPVPSGTPCACQLLTSPVLKAPGISREQRRSCDCKRMCRGIRLPDTPVGSIAETQQHRGRERPLSKTPPATSKTPHPQGAQRRPQTLEIKTTRIRSTSLESREPRGEQASCLPTCTSRTPDCMGAPQYKKLQRRYSIGEVDNAEGTQLYTEIKPKAKNLEKEMERVRAAGLRLPTTVEPVHNQTHTTAAEAKGKKGVFFIQGEELLRESREGAPTEMLLGLPSEDSDDREKCCSFCFCYRKCEAADESSEKEELSYSTTLQVLPGMQLGSQTLPIVSKTLQVLHAEGCSGEEEEVEEEEEEPQTQEIDLRACGTLEGSLARVESLQGKTFSLPDGFLNAQLDANELLAILRQCANIPQVDNESRLQPSRIAEYKQELAVRFKEFRAACRRVASVEKSPTRMLSVVTASFLVLCELTQTFIKLVRGVRSEAQRLQLLRKVEEVAINYTLLLRAAEEAMGHSSSLPNKSVSPQVTTTSTNMGSLSRPIKTLPTQ; via the exons gATGTGATCTCGTCCCTGCAGGACCGCCTGTCCCTGCGTTACATCGAGCACTTTGCCTTGGTGCTGGAGTCAGGTGGGctggaccagaaccagagacaACACTTGCTGCAGGAGAACCAGCCGCTCTCACAT gtggtGCACAGGACGTATTTCCAGGGGATGAAGTGTCTCTTTCGCATCTGTTTCTTCCCCAAGGATCCAGCAGACCTGCTCAGGAGGGACCCTGCAGCCTTCGAGTACCTCTACATACAG AGTCGCAATGACGTCATCAAAGAGCGCTTCGGCATGGACTGGAAGTCTGACGTCACATTGCGCCTGGCGGCGCTTCATATCTACATCACAGTGTCATCGGCCAGACCCAATCAGAAGATCTCGCTCAAGAATgtgga GAAGGAGTGGGGTCTGGAACCTTTCCTCCCCCTCACTCTACTTCCCACCATCAAGGAGAAGAATGTGTGTAAGACCCTGTCACAGCTGCTCAAGACCTATCAGCATCTGCCTCCCTCCGGCAATAAG GTCCCTCCTCTCCAGGGAAAGCTGCAGTACATGCGTGTGCTCAACGATCTTCCGCCCTTTGGAGGCTTGCTGTTCCACACCGTCGGACTA GATGAGAAGCAGTCGGCCACTACGCTGCTGGTGGGTCCGCGGCACGGCATCGGTCATGTGATCGACCTAAAAAACAACCTGACCACGGTTCTGACAGAGTTCAGTCGTGTTGCTAAGATACAGCTGCACCGGGAGAACCAGGGCGTTGCCCGAGTAGAGGTGGCCATACAGGAGACCAAG CCTCTGGTCCTGTTGATGGAGTGGCCTGATGCCAGTAACTTTGCCTGTCTCATCTCCGGCTACTACAAGCTGTTTGTGGATCCCAAACGAACCATCTACTACCGGACACCTGGTCAGTCTTATATGATCAAGGCAG GGTTGATTGTGTTGGCGGCCATTACGCCCGAGTCATCGCTAGACTCAGGGCACGAGACCAACTCCTCTGAGCTGACAGACGTCTCAGAGATGGTGTCGGCCATGAAGCAGCACCAGAACCAGGCCTACCTGTTGGCCCACCATATCAACAAGGAGCGTATCTTCAGTCGCAGAGACTTCCCCTTGGCCATACCAGGCTGCACCACCCAGACTATTGGAGGCGGTGCGTTCTCCATGGGTCAGATCCGCGGCGGCTGCCCCTCGAAACCAGTGATCCTCAGTAAGACTGTTCCCCTAAAGCTTAGCCCTGGTCAGGAGACTGCCAGTCCAGGTCTGAGCACAGTGGAGCAGGGGAGTGACGTTACCCAAGAACCAACGCAGAGTGAGCCAAGTGAAGGCAAGAAGGCAAAACCAGAGCCCACCAAAGCGTGCACCCCAGACCGCCCTGCGATGTCACCTGAGGAGCTGAAACTCTCCAATCCAGGGCAGGCACCTAAGGTCGGCAAAGATCAAAGGTCGCCCGGTACTGCTGTGGGCAAACTAAGCCCGAATTTCTCTGTGGGCGTCAAGGGGAAGAAGTCTGCGCCTCTGAGCCCGGCCACTACCAACAAAGCCTTACCCATTCTCTTGCCTGTGGACAGAACTGCCTCCGCCAAGATTTGCCCCACAAACATGTGCCAAGATGCCGAGACTGCCTCTAGCAAGACCATCAAGCCTTCAAGCTCTAAAGACCTCTTGCCAATTGATGACCTGTTCTGCACATGCCCAGTTAGAGAACCCGGGCCACAGCTAAGACTGAAGGATCCACATACCCAGAAGGTGGTGGtgttccactcctcttccccTACAGATGATGAGCGTCTTTGTGCCAAAGGCCTCCAACTGGCCAGTAGCAAAGAGAGCACAGtgagagcagcaggaggagcaggagcagaccCCATCTTGGCCAAGCCCAGACCCCAGGCCCCAACCAAGTACTCCCAGTCCCCACACATGCCTGTGAAAGCTGAGAGGAAGGAAGCAGCAGAGGCCAAGGCAGAGAGGTCCCAGGGTAAAGCTCAAGCTGAGCCACATAAATGCCCCCCGAAGACATTCCCTCTCCTGGGAGACCCCACacaccctacctgctctgtggacaaggtctctactctctcctctgctgaCAGCAAGAACCAGGGTGGCGGTAAAGGGAAAGCCCAGCGTAGCGCTCCCTTCCTAAGTATCAAGAACCTTCTGTCGGCCACGTTCCCAGCTCGGATTCGCAGGGAGACTGATGAGCGCCGAGCCCAGCTCCAGAAGGTCCGGCAGTACGAGTTAGAGTTTCTGGAAGAACTTCTGAAGCCCAAGTCGTCTGGGGGCGAGTACCTACCCCAGGGGTCCTCGCCAGTCCCCTCAGGCACCCCATGTGCTTGCCAGCTCCTTACAAGTCCTGTGCTAAAAGCCCCTGGAATCTCCAGAGAGCAACGCCGCAGCTGTGACTGCAAGAGGATGTGCAGAGGTATCCGACTGCCCGATACGCCGGTCGGCTCAATTGCAGAGACACAGCAgcatagaggtagagagagacccCTCTCCAAGACCCCTCCAGCGACCTCCAAAACCCCTCACCCCCAGGGAGCTCAGAGGAGACCTCAGACCTTAGAGATCAAGACCACCCGAATCCGCTCGACCAGTCTGGAGTCGCGGGAACCCAGGGGGGAGCAGGCTTCCTGTTTGCCCACCTGCACCTCTCGCACACCAGACTGCATGGGCGCTCCGCAGTACAAGAAGCTCCAGAGGCGGTATAGCATCGGAGAGGTGGACAATGCTGAAGGCACCCAGCTGTACACCGAGATAAAACCCAAAGCCAAGAACCTGGAGAAGGAAATGGAGCGAGTGAGGGCCGCAGGGCTGAGGCTTCCAACAACCGTGGAGCCCGTTCACAATCAAACTCACACGACTGCTGCAGAGGCAAAGGGGAAGAAAGGAGTGTTCTTCATCCAGGGAGAAGAGCTgctgagggagagcagagagggggcgCCGACGGAGATGCTGCTGGGGCTGCCTAGCGAGGACAGTGACGACAGGGAAAAGTGCTGCTCTTTCTGTTTCTGCTACAGGAAGTGTGAAGCGGCGGACGAGAGCAGCGAGAAAGAAGAGCTGTCCTACTCCACCACCCTCCAGGTCCTGCCTGGGATGCAGCTGGGCTCTCAGACCTTGCCCATTGTCAGCAAAACGCTCCAGGTTCTCCACGCTGAGGGCTGCagcggggaggaggaggaagtagaggaagaagaagaggagccGCAGACACAGGAGATCGACCTCCGGGCCTGCGGGACTCTGGAGGGGAGTCTGGCAAGGGTCGAATCCCTGCAAGGAAAGACGTTCAGCCTGCCGGACGGTTTCCTCAATGCCCAGCTGGATGCTAATGAGCTGCTAGCCATCCTGCGACAGTGCGCTAACATTCCCCAGGTGGATAACGAATCACGCCTACAGCCGTCCCGGATCGCCGAGTACAAGCAGGAGCTGGCAGTGCGCTTCAAAGAGTTCAGGGCGGCGTGCAGGCGGGTGGCGAGCGTCGAGAAGAGCCCCACTCGCATGCTGAGCGTTGTTACGGCCAGCTTCCTGGTCCTCTGCGAACTGACTCAGACCTTCATCAAGCTGGTTAGAGGGGTGCGTTCAGAGGCCCAAAGGCTGCAGCTGCTGCGGAAGGTTGAAGAGGTTGCTATCAATTACACTTTGCTGTTGCGTGCAGCCGAGGAGGCGATGGGCCACTCCAGTAGTCTGCCTAACAAGAGCGTGAGTCCCCAAGTTACTACAACCTCCACTAACATGGGCTCCCTCTCTCGCCCAATCAAAACCCTGCCTACCCAGTAG
- the LOC112233125 gene encoding FERM and PDZ domain-containing protein 3-like isoform X1 — protein MLKDDSLLLIPNVLKVFLENGQIKSFTFDSRTTVRDVISSLQDRLSLRYIEHFALVLESGGLDQNQRQHLLQENQPLSHVVHRTYFQGMKCLFRICFFPKDPADLLRRDPAAFEYLYIQSRNDVIKERFGMDWKSDVTLRLAALHIYITVSSARPNQKISLKNVEKEWGLEPFLPLTLLPTIKEKNVCKTLSQLLKTYQHLPPSGNKVPPLQGKLQYMRVLNDLPPFGGLLFHTVGLDEKQSATTLLVGPRHGIGHVIDLKNNLTTVLTEFSRVAKIQLHRENQGVARVEVAIQETKPLVLLMEWPDASNFACLISGYYKLFVDPKRTIYYRTPGQSYMIKADYRGSHHTHPRSSTTAVSSGDRRGDERERPHTRDPGSQSQKTATAPLPAESQHLGLCHVHLREQQQLQELHMQAEPELDVNENLISQEAPGRPRTKSDPTLQKTEMIAGRPESPVQESSVAFRSRAQTMGQVQRTTRFFCDSCKARLRAEGVAVALNGGRSSASSKHCSSACASCDGGAVDLMALPPPGNEEEEEEEVEDVGRKLQLPHPAIAAPPPGFRDNSSDEDDAKRGRKSRPNPVIRPSPATGAAVSKSSAKASSKEVVPAPEDVPVTLIDNVATRTVRDHAQELDDALVSTLQALEALAASEDFPHHPQQPAQTTGLIVLAAITPESSLDSGHETNSSELTDVSEMVSAMKQHQNQAYLLAHHINKERIFSRRDFPLAIPGCTTQTIGGGAFSMGQIRGGCPSKPVILSKTVPLKLSPGQETASPGLSTVEQGSDVTQEPTQSEPSEGKKAKPEPTKACTPDRPAMSPEELKLSNPGQAPKVGKDQRSPGTAVGKLSPNFSVGVKGKKSAPLSPATTNKALPILLPVDRTASAKICPTNMCQDAETASSKTIKPSSSKDLLPIDDLFCTCPVREPGPQLRLKDPHTQKVVVFHSSSPTDDERLCAKGLQLASSKESTVRAAGGAGADPILAKPRPQAPTKYSQSPHMPVKAERKEAAEAKAERSQGKAQAEPHKCPPKTFPLLGDPTHPTCSVDKVSTLSSADSKNQGGGKGKAQRSAPFLSIKNLLSATFPARIRRETDERRAQLQKVRQYELEFLEELLKPKSSGGEYLPQGSSPVPSGTPCACQLLTSPVLKAPGISREQRRSCDCKRMCRGIRLPDTPVGSIAETQQHRGRERPLSKTPPATSKTPHPQGAQRRPQTLEIKTTRIRSTSLESREPRGEQASCLPTCTSRTPDCMGAPQYKKLQRRYSIGEVDNAEGTQLYTEIKPKAKNLEKEMERVRAAGLRLPTTVEPVHNQTHTTAAEAKGKKGVFFIQGEELLRESREGAPTEMLLGLPSEDSDDREKCCSFCFCYRKCEAADESSEKEELSYSTTLQVLPGMQLGSQTLPIVSKTLQVLHAEGCSGEEEEVEEEEEEPQTQEIDLRACGTLEGSLARVESLQGKTFSLPDGFLNAQLDANELLAILRQCANIPQVDNESRLQPSRIAEYKQELAVRFKEFRAACRRVASVEKSPTRMLSVVTASFLVLCELTQTFIKLVRGVRSEAQRLQLLRKVEEVAINYTLLLRAAEEAMGHSSSLPNKSVSPQVTTTSTNMGSLSRPIKTLPTQ, from the exons gATGTGATCTCGTCCCTGCAGGACCGCCTGTCCCTGCGTTACATCGAGCACTTTGCCTTGGTGCTGGAGTCAGGTGGGctggaccagaaccagagacaACACTTGCTGCAGGAGAACCAGCCGCTCTCACAT gtggtGCACAGGACGTATTTCCAGGGGATGAAGTGTCTCTTTCGCATCTGTTTCTTCCCCAAGGATCCAGCAGACCTGCTCAGGAGGGACCCTGCAGCCTTCGAGTACCTCTACATACAG AGTCGCAATGACGTCATCAAAGAGCGCTTCGGCATGGACTGGAAGTCTGACGTCACATTGCGCCTGGCGGCGCTTCATATCTACATCACAGTGTCATCGGCCAGACCCAATCAGAAGATCTCGCTCAAGAATgtgga GAAGGAGTGGGGTCTGGAACCTTTCCTCCCCCTCACTCTACTTCCCACCATCAAGGAGAAGAATGTGTGTAAGACCCTGTCACAGCTGCTCAAGACCTATCAGCATCTGCCTCCCTCCGGCAATAAG GTCCCTCCTCTCCAGGGAAAGCTGCAGTACATGCGTGTGCTCAACGATCTTCCGCCCTTTGGAGGCTTGCTGTTCCACACCGTCGGACTA GATGAGAAGCAGTCGGCCACTACGCTGCTGGTGGGTCCGCGGCACGGCATCGGTCATGTGATCGACCTAAAAAACAACCTGACCACGGTTCTGACAGAGTTCAGTCGTGTTGCTAAGATACAGCTGCACCGGGAGAACCAGGGCGTTGCCCGAGTAGAGGTGGCCATACAGGAGACCAAG CCTCTGGTCCTGTTGATGGAGTGGCCTGATGCCAGTAACTTTGCCTGTCTCATCTCCGGCTACTACAAGCTGTTTGTGGATCCCAAACGAACCATCTACTACCGGACACCTGGTCAGTCTTATATGATCAAGGCAG ATTACAGAGGTTCCCACCACACCCACCCGCGCTCCAGCACTACAGCTGTGTCCAGTGGGGACCGACGAGGGGACGAGAGGGAAAGACCCCATACGAGGGACCCAGGGTCCCAGTCTCAGAAGACAGCGACCGCCCCACTGCccgcagagtcccaacacctggGTCTATGCCACGTCCATCTCCGGGAGCAACAACAGCTGCAGGAGCTCCACATGCAGGCAGAACCCGAGCTCGACGTCAACGAGAACCTCATTTCCCAAGAGGCACCAGGGCGGCCCCGTACCAAGTCTGACCCGACGCTGCAGAAAACAGAGATGATCGCCGGGAGGCCGGAAAGCCCCGTCCAGGAGAGCTCAGTGGCCTTCAGGAGCAGAGCCCAAACCATGGGGCAGGTCCAGCGAACTACACGGTTCTTCTGTGACTCTTGCAAGGCCCGGTTGAGGGCAGAGGGAGTGGCTGTGGCCTTGAACGGTGGACGCAGCAGCGCCTCATCAAAGCACTGCTCCAGCGCCTGTGCCTCCTGCGATGGAGGTGCAGTAGACCTGATGGCCCTGCCTCCCCCAGggaatgaagaggaggaggaagaagaggtggaggaCGTAGGAAGAAAGCTGCAGCTGCCCCATCCGGCCATTGCTGCTCCTCCACCTGGGTTCAGGGACAACAGCTCAGACGAAGATGACGCCAAGAGAGGACGGAAGTCTCGACCAAACCCCGTCATCCGTCCCAGCCCTGCAACCGGGGCTGCAGTCAGCAAGAGCTCTGCCAAGGCTTCTTCCAAGGAAGTGGTACCGGCTCCAGAGGATGTCCCGGTGACGTTGATAGACAACGTGGCCACCAGGACAGTACGGGACCATGCCCAGGAGCTGGATGATGCTCTGGTGTCCACTCTGCAGGCCCTGGAAGCCCTAGCTGCATCAGAGGACTTCCCCCATCACCCACAACAGCCAGCTCAGACCACAG GGTTGATTGTGTTGGCGGCCATTACGCCCGAGTCATCGCTAGACTCAGGGCACGAGACCAACTCCTCTGAGCTGACAGACGTCTCAGAGATGGTGTCGGCCATGAAGCAGCACCAGAACCAGGCCTACCTGTTGGCCCACCATATCAACAAGGAGCGTATCTTCAGTCGCAGAGACTTCCCCTTGGCCATACCAGGCTGCACCACCCAGACTATTGGAGGCGGTGCGTTCTCCATGGGTCAGATCCGCGGCGGCTGCCCCTCGAAACCAGTGATCCTCAGTAAGACTGTTCCCCTAAAGCTTAGCCCTGGTCAGGAGACTGCCAGTCCAGGTCTGAGCACAGTGGAGCAGGGGAGTGACGTTACCCAAGAACCAACGCAGAGTGAGCCAAGTGAAGGCAAGAAGGCAAAACCAGAGCCCACCAAAGCGTGCACCCCAGACCGCCCTGCGATGTCACCTGAGGAGCTGAAACTCTCCAATCCAGGGCAGGCACCTAAGGTCGGCAAAGATCAAAGGTCGCCCGGTACTGCTGTGGGCAAACTAAGCCCGAATTTCTCTGTGGGCGTCAAGGGGAAGAAGTCTGCGCCTCTGAGCCCGGCCACTACCAACAAAGCCTTACCCATTCTCTTGCCTGTGGACAGAACTGCCTCCGCCAAGATTTGCCCCACAAACATGTGCCAAGATGCCGAGACTGCCTCTAGCAAGACCATCAAGCCTTCAAGCTCTAAAGACCTCTTGCCAATTGATGACCTGTTCTGCACATGCCCAGTTAGAGAACCCGGGCCACAGCTAAGACTGAAGGATCCACATACCCAGAAGGTGGTGGtgttccactcctcttccccTACAGATGATGAGCGTCTTTGTGCCAAAGGCCTCCAACTGGCCAGTAGCAAAGAGAGCACAGtgagagcagcaggaggagcaggagcagaccCCATCTTGGCCAAGCCCAGACCCCAGGCCCCAACCAAGTACTCCCAGTCCCCACACATGCCTGTGAAAGCTGAGAGGAAGGAAGCAGCAGAGGCCAAGGCAGAGAGGTCCCAGGGTAAAGCTCAAGCTGAGCCACATAAATGCCCCCCGAAGACATTCCCTCTCCTGGGAGACCCCACacaccctacctgctctgtggacaaggtctctactctctcctctgctgaCAGCAAGAACCAGGGTGGCGGTAAAGGGAAAGCCCAGCGTAGCGCTCCCTTCCTAAGTATCAAGAACCTTCTGTCGGCCACGTTCCCAGCTCGGATTCGCAGGGAGACTGATGAGCGCCGAGCCCAGCTCCAGAAGGTCCGGCAGTACGAGTTAGAGTTTCTGGAAGAACTTCTGAAGCCCAAGTCGTCTGGGGGCGAGTACCTACCCCAGGGGTCCTCGCCAGTCCCCTCAGGCACCCCATGTGCTTGCCAGCTCCTTACAAGTCCTGTGCTAAAAGCCCCTGGAATCTCCAGAGAGCAACGCCGCAGCTGTGACTGCAAGAGGATGTGCAGAGGTATCCGACTGCCCGATACGCCGGTCGGCTCAATTGCAGAGACACAGCAgcatagaggtagagagagacccCTCTCCAAGACCCCTCCAGCGACCTCCAAAACCCCTCACCCCCAGGGAGCTCAGAGGAGACCTCAGACCTTAGAGATCAAGACCACCCGAATCCGCTCGACCAGTCTGGAGTCGCGGGAACCCAGGGGGGAGCAGGCTTCCTGTTTGCCCACCTGCACCTCTCGCACACCAGACTGCATGGGCGCTCCGCAGTACAAGAAGCTCCAGAGGCGGTATAGCATCGGAGAGGTGGACAATGCTGAAGGCACCCAGCTGTACACCGAGATAAAACCCAAAGCCAAGAACCTGGAGAAGGAAATGGAGCGAGTGAGGGCCGCAGGGCTGAGGCTTCCAACAACCGTGGAGCCCGTTCACAATCAAACTCACACGACTGCTGCAGAGGCAAAGGGGAAGAAAGGAGTGTTCTTCATCCAGGGAGAAGAGCTgctgagggagagcagagagggggcgCCGACGGAGATGCTGCTGGGGCTGCCTAGCGAGGACAGTGACGACAGGGAAAAGTGCTGCTCTTTCTGTTTCTGCTACAGGAAGTGTGAAGCGGCGGACGAGAGCAGCGAGAAAGAAGAGCTGTCCTACTCCACCACCCTCCAGGTCCTGCCTGGGATGCAGCTGGGCTCTCAGACCTTGCCCATTGTCAGCAAAACGCTCCAGGTTCTCCACGCTGAGGGCTGCagcggggaggaggaggaagtagaggaagaagaagaggagccGCAGACACAGGAGATCGACCTCCGGGCCTGCGGGACTCTGGAGGGGAGTCTGGCAAGGGTCGAATCCCTGCAAGGAAAGACGTTCAGCCTGCCGGACGGTTTCCTCAATGCCCAGCTGGATGCTAATGAGCTGCTAGCCATCCTGCGACAGTGCGCTAACATTCCCCAGGTGGATAACGAATCACGCCTACAGCCGTCCCGGATCGCCGAGTACAAGCAGGAGCTGGCAGTGCGCTTCAAAGAGTTCAGGGCGGCGTGCAGGCGGGTGGCGAGCGTCGAGAAGAGCCCCACTCGCATGCTGAGCGTTGTTACGGCCAGCTTCCTGGTCCTCTGCGAACTGACTCAGACCTTCATCAAGCTGGTTAGAGGGGTGCGTTCAGAGGCCCAAAGGCTGCAGCTGCTGCGGAAGGTTGAAGAGGTTGCTATCAATTACACTTTGCTGTTGCGTGCAGCCGAGGAGGCGATGGGCCACTCCAGTAGTCTGCCTAACAAGAGCGTGAGTCCCCAAGTTACTACAACCTCCACTAACATGGGCTCCCTCTCTCGCCCAATCAAAACCCTGCCTACCCAGTAG
- the LOC121846940 gene encoding ribose-phosphate pyrophosphokinase 1-like isoform X1 translates to MPNIKIFSGSSHRELSHKIADRLGMELGKVVTKKFSNQETCVEIGESVRGEDVYIVQSGCGEINDNLMELLIMINACKIASASRVTAVIPCFPYARQDKKDKVGSRAPISAKLVANMLSVSGADHIITMDLHASQIQGFFDIPVDNLYAEPAVLKWIKENIAEWKTCTIVSPDAGGAKRVTSIADRLNVDFALIHKERKRANEVDRMVLVGDVTDRVAILVDDMADTCGTICHAADKLISAGATKVYAILTHGIFSGPAISRINNACFEAVVVTNTIPQEEKMKTCPKIQVIDISMILAEAIRRTHNGESVSYLFSHVPL, encoded by the exons ATGCCGAACATTAAGATATTTAGCGGTAGCTCCCATCGGGAACTGTCTCACAAAATCGCCGATCGTCTTGGGATGGAACTCGGGAAGGTTGTGACCAAGAAATTCAGCAATCAAGAAACATG TGTTGAGATCGGAGAGAGTGTGCGTGGAGAGGATGTCTACATCGTACAGAGCGGATGTGGGGAGATCAATGATAATCTGATGGAGCTGCTGATTATGATCAATGCGTGTAAGATCGCCTCGGCCTCCCGGGTCACAGCAGTCATCCCCTGCTTCCCCTACGCACGGCAGGACAAGAAGGACAAGGTGGGG AGTCGGGCGCCCATCTCAGCCAAGCTGGTGGCTAACATGCTGTCTGTGTCTGGGGCTGACCACATCATCACTATGGACCTCCACGCCTCACAGATCCAG GGTTTCTTCGACATCCCAGTGGATAACCTGTATGCTGAGCCTGCTGTACTGAAGTGGATCAAGGAGAACATCGCAGAGTGGAAGACCTGCACCATCGTCTCTCCAGACGCAGGGGGAGCCAAGAG AGTGACGTCCATAGCAGACAGACTCAACGTGGACTTTGCTCTGAttcacaaagagagaaagagggccaACGAGGTGGATCGCATGGTGCTGGTCGGGGACGTCACGGACCGGGTAGCCATCTTGGTGGATGACATGGCAGACACCTGTGGTACTATCTGTCACGCGGCCGACAA GCTGATCTCAGCTGGTGCTACCAAGGTGTATGCCATCCTGACCCACGGTATCTTCTCTGGCCCGGCCATCTCCCGCATCAACAACGCCTGCTTCGAGGCCGTGGTCGTCACCAACACTATCCCTCAGGAGGAGAAGATGAAGACCTGTCCTAAGATACAG
- the LOC121846940 gene encoding ribose-phosphate pyrophosphokinase 1-like isoform X2, protein MPNIKIFSGSSHRELSHKIADRLGMELGKVVTKKFSNQETCVEIGESVRGEDVYIVQSGCGEINDNLMELLIMINACKIASASRVTAVIPCFPYARQDKKDKSRAPISAKLVANMLSVSGADHIITMDLHASQIQGFFDIPVDNLYAEPAVLKWIKENIAEWKTCTIVSPDAGGAKRVTSIADRLNVDFALIHKERKRANEVDRMVLVGDVTDRVAILVDDMADTCGTICHAADKLISAGATKVYAILTHGIFSGPAISRINNACFEAVVVTNTIPQEEKMKTCPKIQVIDISMILAEAIRRTHNGESVSYLFSHVPL, encoded by the exons ATGCCGAACATTAAGATATTTAGCGGTAGCTCCCATCGGGAACTGTCTCACAAAATCGCCGATCGTCTTGGGATGGAACTCGGGAAGGTTGTGACCAAGAAATTCAGCAATCAAGAAACATG TGTTGAGATCGGAGAGAGTGTGCGTGGAGAGGATGTCTACATCGTACAGAGCGGATGTGGGGAGATCAATGATAATCTGATGGAGCTGCTGATTATGATCAATGCGTGTAAGATCGCCTCGGCCTCCCGGGTCACAGCAGTCATCCCCTGCTTCCCCTACGCACGGCAGGACAAGAAGGACAAG AGTCGGGCGCCCATCTCAGCCAAGCTGGTGGCTAACATGCTGTCTGTGTCTGGGGCTGACCACATCATCACTATGGACCTCCACGCCTCACAGATCCAG GGTTTCTTCGACATCCCAGTGGATAACCTGTATGCTGAGCCTGCTGTACTGAAGTGGATCAAGGAGAACATCGCAGAGTGGAAGACCTGCACCATCGTCTCTCCAGACGCAGGGGGAGCCAAGAG AGTGACGTCCATAGCAGACAGACTCAACGTGGACTTTGCTCTGAttcacaaagagagaaagagggccaACGAGGTGGATCGCATGGTGCTGGTCGGGGACGTCACGGACCGGGTAGCCATCTTGGTGGATGACATGGCAGACACCTGTGGTACTATCTGTCACGCGGCCGACAA GCTGATCTCAGCTGGTGCTACCAAGGTGTATGCCATCCTGACCCACGGTATCTTCTCTGGCCCGGCCATCTCCCGCATCAACAACGCCTGCTTCGAGGCCGTGGTCGTCACCAACACTATCCCTCAGGAGGAGAAGATGAAGACCTGTCCTAAGATACAG